In a genomic window of Halobiforma lacisalsi AJ5:
- a CDS encoding electron transfer flavoprotein subunit alpha/FixB family protein, whose product MTDVLAVADHRRGDLRDVSYELVTTGRELADETGGDLHVAVISGTVDEFADKLNRDGVDAVHTVDYGEEFNHGVYTQATTQLYDELAPQYVLTPNSVNGLDYAPAVANELDLPIVTDTVALETDGETLTATREMYGGKVETTSELEGPAVVTIRSAEWPAAEGTGDATIEAFDAGIDEDALGTTVNGFEEVGGGDVDIGEADVLVSVGRGIEEEENLEIIEELADALDATVSASRPIVDNGWLPKNRQVGQSGKVVTPDVYIAIGISGAVQHVAGMKGSDTIVAINTDPNAPIMDIADYAITDDLFDVVPALTEEFQ is encoded by the coding sequence ATGACGGACGTCCTGGCAGTGGCGGACCACCGCCGCGGCGACCTCCGCGACGTCAGCTACGAACTCGTCACCACCGGCCGCGAACTCGCGGACGAAACCGGCGGCGACCTCCACGTCGCGGTCATCAGCGGCACCGTCGACGAGTTCGCCGACAAACTCAATCGCGACGGCGTCGACGCCGTCCACACCGTCGACTACGGCGAGGAGTTCAACCACGGCGTCTACACCCAGGCGACGACCCAGCTGTACGACGAACTGGCCCCCCAGTACGTCCTGACGCCCAACAGCGTCAACGGCCTCGACTACGCGCCGGCCGTCGCGAACGAACTCGACCTGCCGATCGTCACCGACACCGTCGCCCTCGAGACCGACGGCGAGACACTGACGGCGACCCGCGAGATGTACGGCGGCAAGGTCGAGACGACGAGCGAACTCGAGGGGCCCGCGGTCGTGACGATCCGCAGCGCCGAGTGGCCCGCCGCGGAGGGCACCGGCGACGCCACGATCGAGGCCTTCGACGCCGGTATCGACGAGGACGCGCTCGGCACGACGGTCAACGGCTTCGAGGAGGTCGGCGGCGGCGACGTCGACATCGGCGAGGCCGACGTGCTCGTCTCGGTCGGCCGCGGCATCGAGGAAGAGGAGAACCTCGAGATCATCGAGGAACTCGCGGATGCCCTGGACGCGACTGTTTCCGCCTCCCGCCCGATCGTCGACAACGGCTGGCTGCCGAAGAACCGGCAGGTCGGCCAGTCCGGGAAGGTCGTCACGCCCGACGTCTACATCGCGATCGGCATCTCCGGCGCGGTCCAGCACGTCGCCGGCATGAAAGGCTCCGATACGATCGTCGCGATCAATACCGACCCGAACGCGCCGATCATGGACATCGCCGATTACGCGATCACGGACGACCTGTTCGATGTCGTTCCGGCGCTGACCGAGGAGTTCCAGTAA
- a CDS encoding DUF7560 family zinc ribbon protein, whose product MTPHEREFTCPDCGREIPVTEAMLEATLRHGCPVCGAAVESSQPTA is encoded by the coding sequence ATGACGCCCCACGAGCGCGAATTCACCTGTCCGGACTGTGGCCGAGAGATACCCGTCACCGAGGCGATGCTCGAGGCGACGCTGCGCCACGGCTGTCCCGTCTGCGGAGCCGCGGTCGAGAGCAGCCAACCGACCGCATAG
- a CDS encoding succinylglutamate desuccinylase/aspartoacylase family protein, whose protein sequence is MTTRLGTASAGPGEVDTGRLEVGETRDGSTFGLPVAVVNGAKPGQTLYMQAASDGDELNGVGVLQQVVPQLDPAEIAGTILIVGIVNYHAFQVAEHRNPIDDTKMNRAYPGSENGTSSERIAATTFDVATRADLILDLHQGSTSRMIDEVRVRCGTRHRLHDECLELAKAFGCGYVLDQKGPDGQLARAAPDEGIPTVDPELGGCVGWDETSIRKGVEGVFNVLTYYDFLEGTVDLERQTRANGFEQYGASRGGLIDFEKDLGDEVARGETLYRITTPFGETKETVTADSDGILWRTRRLPQVATGEYVCSLGTDLDSY, encoded by the coding sequence ATGACGACGAGGCTCGGAACGGCGAGTGCGGGGCCCGGTGAGGTCGATACGGGCCGTCTCGAGGTCGGCGAGACCCGGGACGGGAGCACGTTCGGCCTCCCCGTCGCCGTCGTGAACGGTGCGAAGCCGGGGCAGACGCTCTACATGCAGGCGGCAAGCGACGGCGACGAACTCAACGGCGTCGGCGTCCTCCAGCAGGTCGTCCCGCAACTCGACCCCGCCGAGATTGCGGGCACGATCCTGATCGTCGGAATCGTCAACTACCACGCGTTCCAGGTCGCCGAGCACCGCAACCCCATCGACGACACGAAGATGAACCGGGCCTATCCCGGTTCGGAGAACGGCACCTCGAGCGAGCGCATCGCCGCCACAACGTTCGACGTGGCGACCCGCGCCGATCTCATTCTCGATCTCCACCAGGGGTCGACCAGCCGGATGATCGACGAGGTCCGGGTTCGCTGTGGGACCCGCCACCGTCTTCACGACGAGTGTCTCGAGCTCGCGAAGGCCTTCGGCTGTGGCTACGTCCTCGACCAGAAAGGGCCGGACGGCCAGCTCGCCCGCGCCGCACCGGACGAGGGGATCCCGACCGTCGACCCCGAACTCGGCGGCTGCGTCGGCTGGGACGAGACGAGCATCCGGAAGGGCGTCGAGGGCGTCTTCAACGTCCTCACCTACTACGACTTCCTCGAGGGGACGGTCGACCTCGAGCGCCAGACCCGCGCCAACGGGTTCGAACAGTACGGCGCGTCCCGCGGCGGCCTCATCGACTTCGAGAAGGACCTCGGCGATGAGGTCGCCCGCGGCGAGACGCTGTACCGGATCACCACGCCTTTCGGGGAGACGAAAGAGACTGTCACCGCCGACAGCGACGGGATCCTCTGGCGGACCCGCCGGCTCCCCCAGGTCGCCACCGGGGAGTACGTCTGTTCGCTCGGCACGGACCTCGACTCCTACTGA
- a CDS encoding pyridoxal-phosphate dependent enzyme has product MPSDLTCPACGTTYAAGPDEPWRCECGRALEYVERPLPEGDPLPLSRLDTSDGLWTFFEFLPIEPHVTFHEGFTPLVDAPQWDAEFKLEYVFPTGSFKDRGATTTLSRAVELGVEKVIEDSSGNAGAAIATYAARAGLEADIYVPADVKQSKLMTIQRADARPVRIEGTRQDVTDACIEAVEAGEGWYASHAWNPAFYAGTMTFAFEVAAQRGWTVPDAVVLPVGHGTLFLGAYQGFARLNEAGIVDGMPKLLAGQAQGYAPIVEELDGAGVADGTEPSEIADGIQITTPARGTEILEAIEETDGDAIAVDDDEIETAIDRLHRGGFYVEPTSAVAPAALSRYREEGVVDPDDDVVVPLTGSGLKTL; this is encoded by the coding sequence ATGCCCTCGGATCTCACCTGTCCCGCCTGCGGGACCACGTACGCCGCCGGACCGGACGAACCGTGGCGTTGCGAGTGCGGACGCGCCCTCGAGTACGTCGAACGGCCGCTCCCGGAGGGCGATCCGCTCCCGCTCTCGCGGCTCGACACCAGCGACGGCCTGTGGACGTTCTTCGAGTTCCTGCCGATCGAACCGCACGTCACCTTCCACGAGGGCTTTACCCCGCTCGTCGATGCGCCACAGTGGGACGCCGAGTTCAAACTCGAGTACGTGTTCCCGACGGGGTCGTTCAAGGACCGCGGCGCGACGACGACCCTCTCGCGGGCGGTCGAACTCGGCGTCGAGAAGGTCATCGAGGACTCCTCGGGCAACGCCGGCGCGGCGATCGCGACCTACGCGGCCCGTGCGGGCCTCGAGGCGGACATCTACGTCCCCGCGGACGTCAAGCAGTCGAAACTGATGACGATCCAGCGCGCCGACGCCCGTCCGGTCCGGATCGAGGGCACCCGCCAGGACGTGACCGACGCCTGCATCGAGGCCGTCGAGGCGGGCGAGGGCTGGTACGCCAGCCACGCCTGGAACCCGGCATTCTACGCGGGGACGATGACCTTCGCCTTCGAGGTGGCCGCCCAGCGGGGATGGACGGTCCCCGACGCGGTCGTGCTCCCGGTCGGGCACGGCACCCTCTTCCTGGGCGCCTACCAGGGGTTCGCCCGGCTCAACGAGGCCGGGATCGTCGACGGGATGCCGAAACTGCTCGCCGGTCAGGCCCAGGGCTATGCCCCGATCGTCGAGGAACTCGACGGCGCCGGGGTCGCCGACGGCACCGAGCCCAGCGAGATCGCCGACGGCATTCAGATCACCACGCCCGCACGCGGGACGGAGATCCTCGAGGCGATCGAGGAAACCGACGGGGACGCGATCGCAGTCGACGACGACGAGATCGAGACCGCGATCGACCGACTCCACCGTGGGGGGTTCTACGTCGAACCGACGAGCGCCGTCGCCCCGGCAGCGCTCTCCCGGTACCGCGAGGAAGGGGTCGTCGATCCGGACGACGACGTCGTCGTCCCGCTGACGGGGAGCGGACTGAAGACGTTGTAA
- a CDS encoding acyltransferase, with the protein MTKRYVSLPDEAEAGMRAFIDEVDRRLSSDEDTCSVVEDVLIDLSGDREAYERWQNGASVSPAERVRLQSYDPCNTTLESEYYAEKDEEQFRRSKHLQWLWRQFDSLPIADNVEFALRFRRMLADHLFEECGDGCRFFKGITFTYGHNITIGDNAVIHDDVHLDDRGRLTIGDRVSISDGVHVYSHDHDVVDQTEVRNYHTIVEDDARLTYDSMVRAGNRVGENAIVGARGVVQHDVPAHHIAVGMPAKSVKIKPGWEDVATPIEEAGVNRQEERHIEYELPDDLEVFDEFERELEPPR; encoded by the coding sequence ATGACAAAGCGGTACGTCTCGCTCCCGGACGAGGCGGAGGCGGGAATGCGAGCGTTCATCGACGAGGTGGACCGGCGGCTCTCGAGCGACGAGGACACGTGTTCGGTGGTCGAGGACGTCCTGATCGACCTCTCCGGCGACCGCGAGGCCTACGAGCGCTGGCAGAACGGCGCGTCGGTCTCGCCGGCCGAGCGCGTTCGGCTACAGAGCTACGACCCCTGTAACACCACCCTCGAGAGCGAGTACTACGCCGAGAAAGACGAGGAGCAGTTCCGGCGATCGAAACACCTGCAGTGGCTCTGGCGGCAGTTCGACAGCCTGCCGATCGCGGACAACGTGGAGTTCGCGCTGCGGTTCCGGCGGATGCTTGCGGACCACCTCTTCGAGGAGTGTGGCGACGGCTGCCGCTTTTTCAAGGGGATCACGTTCACCTACGGCCACAACATCACGATCGGCGACAACGCGGTGATCCACGACGACGTCCACCTGGACGACCGCGGGCGGCTCACCATCGGCGACCGCGTCTCGATCTCCGACGGCGTCCACGTCTACAGCCACGACCACGACGTCGTCGACCAGACGGAAGTCCGCAACTACCACACGATCGTCGAGGACGACGCCCGGCTCACCTACGACTCGATGGTCCGTGCGGGCAACAGGGTCGGCGAGAACGCCATCGTCGGCGCGCGCGGCGTCGTCCAGCACGACGTGCCCGCTCACCACATCGCCGTCGGCATGCCCGCGAAAAGCGTCAAGATCAAGCCCGGCTGGGAGGACGTCGCCACGCCCATCGAAGAGGCCGGCGTCAACCGCCAGGAGGAGCGCCACATCGAGTACGAACTCCCCGACGACCTCGAGGTCTTCGACGAGTTCGAGCGGGAGCTGGAACCGCCCCGCTAG
- a CDS encoding TraB/GumN family protein, translated as MDACEFPASIDDPRVTRQFCRRLPGADGDVTLLGVVHDHPASVGRVERVLEVVDPETVALELPPAAVPLYEAYARDAATQSAPPRFGGEMSAAIRAAPDAEVVGIDAPNWSFLRRLLTRLVADRASAETARRVVSSLGAASREALTCRIAATVTNATSMTVARDEHEPIEYDCDHDDPPERQAAHERSHVAGVRALLGGVDDGALAYRDDTREECMVDRLETLRHEAGDVVAVVGIDHLETIADELA; from the coding sequence ATGGACGCGTGCGAGTTCCCCGCCTCGATCGACGACCCCCGCGTTACCCGGCAGTTCTGTCGCCGCCTCCCCGGCGCGGACGGCGACGTTACCCTCCTCGGGGTCGTCCACGACCACCCCGCGAGCGTCGGCCGCGTCGAGCGCGTGCTCGAGGTCGTCGACCCCGAGACGGTCGCCCTCGAGTTGCCCCCCGCCGCGGTCCCGTTATACGAAGCCTACGCTCGCGACGCGGCCACCCAGTCGGCCCCGCCCCGGTTCGGCGGCGAGATGAGCGCGGCGATCCGGGCCGCTCCGGACGCCGAGGTCGTCGGCATCGACGCGCCGAACTGGTCGTTCCTCCGCCGGCTCCTGACCCGGCTGGTCGCGGACCGGGCCTCGGCCGAGACCGCCCGCCGCGTCGTCTCGAGTCTCGGCGCGGCGTCCCGCGAGGCGCTAACCTGCCGGATCGCCGCGACCGTGACGAACGCGACGTCGATGACGGTCGCCCGCGACGAGCACGAACCGATCGAGTACGACTGTGACCACGACGACCCGCCGGAACGCCAGGCCGCCCACGAACGATCCCACGTCGCCGGGGTCCGGGCCCTGCTGGGCGGCGTCGACGACGGTGCGCTCGCCTACCGGGACGACACCCGCGAAGAGTGTATGGTCGACCGACTCGAGACGTTGCGACACGAAGCGGGCGACGTCGTCGCGGTGGTCGGGATCGACCACCTCGAGACTATCGCCGACGAACTCGCCTGA
- the minD gene encoding cell division ATPase MinD codes for MSQETVYAIASGKGGVGKTTSTVNLGTALAQAGERVAVVDVDLGMANLAGFVSLSPDATTLHDVLTEDASLEDATYRLADNIVAVPSGTGLDDYAKASPEGLRDVVAELRETYDFVFLDVGAGISHETVLPLGLADGVLVVSTPEPAAVQDSRKTIELTDRADGEVEGLIVTRTHADSDVSYEEIAAQLGVPLIGAVPDDPAARESVYAGTPLVVYEPDGPAASAYRRIAADLAGIDLEERAKRRRGETTDTSDGGDADAPVSDSRDEANDSDGDGDGDGREAAHDEVSSAITEAESDS; via the coding sequence ATGTCTCAGGAGACGGTGTATGCCATCGCGAGCGGGAAGGGCGGCGTCGGGAAGACGACGTCGACGGTGAACCTCGGGACCGCGCTCGCACAGGCGGGCGAGCGGGTCGCCGTCGTCGACGTCGATCTCGGCATGGCGAACCTCGCGGGGTTCGTAAGCCTCTCGCCCGACGCGACCACCCTGCACGACGTGTTGACCGAAGACGCATCGCTCGAGGACGCCACCTACCGGCTGGCGGATAACATCGTCGCGGTTCCCAGCGGCACGGGACTGGACGACTACGCGAAAGCCTCCCCCGAGGGACTTCGTGACGTCGTCGCGGAACTGCGGGAGACCTACGATTTCGTCTTCCTCGACGTCGGCGCGGGCATCAGCCACGAAACCGTCCTCCCGCTGGGGCTGGCCGACGGCGTCCTCGTCGTCTCGACGCCCGAACCCGCAGCGGTCCAGGACTCCCGGAAGACGATCGAGTTGACCGACCGCGCCGACGGCGAGGTCGAAGGCCTGATCGTCACACGCACGCACGCCGACAGCGACGTCTCCTACGAGGAGATCGCCGCCCAGCTCGGCGTTCCCCTGATCGGTGCCGTCCCCGACGACCCCGCGGCCCGCGAGAGCGTCTACGCCGGGACGCCGCTCGTCGTCTACGAACCCGACGGACCCGCAGCGAGCGCGTACCGCCGGATCGCCGCCGACCTGGCGGGCATCGATCTCGAGGAACGTGCCAAACGCCGTCGCGGAGAGACGACGGACACGTCGGACGGAGGCGACGCGGACGCGCCCGTGTCCGACTCCCGGGACGAGGCGAACGACAGCGACGGCGACGGTGACGGCGACGGCCGCGAAGCCGCACACGACGAAGTCTCGAGCGCGATTACAGAAGCGGAATCCGACTCCTGA
- a CDS encoding electron transfer flavoprotein subunit beta/FixA family protein, producing the protein MKILVTVKEVATVEDEFEIEGTEIADQYLGADLNEWDDYAVEEAVQLQEAGIADEVVTVTIGPEDCEQTIRQALAKGADRAIRVWDDALEGVDLLDVEAKTEILRGVVEEEDPDLVLSGVQSGDDSWGATGVSLAEDLGFEWAAVVNHLEHDLEDGIASVRRELEGGVEELTDVELPAVLTIQTGINEPRYASLRGIRQAQRKELDVQSLADVGVDEGVVDSDLELTDMYEPESESDVTVWEGSAEETAGELGDLLRDKGVAP; encoded by the coding sequence ATGAAAATCCTCGTTACGGTCAAAGAGGTCGCGACCGTGGAAGACGAGTTCGAAATCGAGGGGACTGAGATCGCGGATCAGTACCTCGGTGCCGACCTGAACGAGTGGGACGACTACGCCGTCGAGGAGGCCGTCCAGCTTCAGGAGGCCGGGATCGCCGACGAAGTCGTCACGGTCACGATCGGTCCGGAAGACTGCGAACAGACCATCCGGCAGGCGCTCGCCAAGGGCGCGGACCGTGCGATCCGCGTCTGGGACGACGCCCTCGAGGGCGTCGACCTGCTCGACGTCGAGGCCAAGACCGAGATCCTGCGCGGTGTCGTCGAGGAGGAAGACCCCGACCTCGTCCTCTCGGGCGTCCAGTCGGGCGACGACAGTTGGGGTGCGACCGGCGTCTCGCTGGCCGAAGACCTCGGCTTCGAGTGGGCCGCCGTCGTCAACCACCTCGAGCACGACCTCGAGGACGGCATCGCCTCCGTCCGCCGGGAACTCGAGGGCGGCGTCGAGGAGCTGACCGACGTCGAACTGCCGGCCGTGTTGACGATCCAGACCGGGATCAACGAGCCACGCTACGCCAGCCTGCGTGGCATCCGACAGGCCCAGCGCAAGGAACTCGACGTCCAGTCGCTGGCCGACGTCGGCGTCGACGAGGGGGTCGTCGACTCGGACCTCGAACTGACCGACATGTACGAGCCCGAAAGCGAGAGCGACGTCACCGTCTGGGAGGGCAGTGCAGAGGAAACCGCCGGAGAGCTCGGTGATCTCCTCCGCGACAAGGGGGTGGCACCATGA
- a CDS encoding DUF7577 domain-containing protein, with the protein MELWGWLIGYLVLFALLHLILYYVYVRRDGDGDGAGTPSFADPNRASSPSSPGPDSYPSSREVDEFDAPDEDRDLEGETIRCPHCGAHNASDQAYTYCWHCVSTLRR; encoded by the coding sequence ATGGAGCTCTGGGGCTGGCTCATCGGCTACCTGGTGCTGTTTGCCCTTCTGCACCTGATACTGTACTACGTGTACGTCCGCCGTGACGGCGACGGTGACGGGGCGGGAACGCCGTCGTTCGCCGATCCGAACCGTGCCAGTTCGCCGTCCTCGCCGGGACCGGACAGCTATCCGAGTTCGCGCGAGGTCGACGAGTTCGACGCTCCCGACGAGGACCGCGACCTCGAGGGGGAGACGATCAGGTGTCCGCACTGCGGGGCACACAACGCGTCCGACCAGGCGTATACCTACTGCTGGCACTGCGTTTCGACGCTCCGTCGGTAG
- a CDS encoding TRAM domain-containing protein, with protein sequence MADCPLADDCPSFSERISGMGCQHYGDRGGKEWCKHYNQPIEDLKTQPVKSGEEVVIDVVDMHESGAGVGRTDDGFIVMVDGLLPEARARVEITEVHSNHARAEELEQLPMEPEEDAEEDSADDDEAAADDAPEDAEGDEDAEESAGDDTNKHRERLGSRENFWGS encoded by the coding sequence ATGGCAGACTGTCCGCTCGCCGACGATTGTCCGAGTTTCTCCGAACGGATCTCGGGAATGGGATGTCAACACTACGGTGACAGGGGTGGCAAGGAGTGGTGCAAACACTACAACCAGCCCATCGAGGATCTGAAGACCCAGCCCGTCAAATCCGGCGAGGAGGTCGTCATCGACGTCGTCGACATGCACGAGAGCGGCGCCGGTGTCGGGCGGACCGACGACGGCTTCATCGTCATGGTCGACGGCCTCCTCCCGGAGGCCCGGGCTCGCGTCGAGATCACTGAGGTCCACAGCAACCACGCCCGCGCGGAGGAACTCGAGCAGTTGCCGATGGAACCGGAGGAAGACGCCGAGGAGGACTCGGCGGACGACGACGAGGCGGCGGCCGACGACGCCCCCGAAGACGCCGAGGGCGACGAGGACGCCGAAGAGAGCGCCGGGGACGACACGAACAAGCACCGCGAACGGCTCGGCAGTCGCGAGAACTTCTGGGGCTCGTAA
- a CDS encoding stage II sporulation protein M, whose translation MSRSLSDSVAAVVAVFRRRPGDLLPLYVLGTAIPAVARVIPFLAAAVAYLHLETTGRLRAVRDELSGIETAPPDPEADPAAFEAWAEELVPVVEQLLTPTTGALAAAAVLGLVLLGIVLVPIVSAAQLSACYGRLRDERGLVAGIAGGRRYALRFLALYVLEVVLWIVVIAGVGAVVAALVGGFSLAGVPLAGALAALLAALAGIAALAAVRAVFAFAPVAVVVDDAGVFGSLSATASFVRARPVGAAFYYVIAIGSLIALSTVGGLFALFEVASLVPVLSTLLVLPALDLLKTALYCDHRGRLTPPATPDRSAWTQFRAGLGRGWGEMWSFVRATPLLHAAVVALALVGFWLGWRAAAPFVGLEAFEASISGRLEGHVPPAAALEFFGNNWMVALSTALSGVAFAVPAIVSVLFNGVFFGIYARLEADPLELVAFVVPHGILEIPAIFIAGALGISLGVAFWRRLRGRLPRVAFADDLERAFWVLVGVGILLAVAAATEGFVSPYYYQPFL comes from the coding sequence ATGTCACGCTCGCTTTCGGACTCGGTCGCCGCGGTCGTCGCGGTGTTTCGCCGCCGACCCGGGGATCTCCTCCCGCTGTACGTACTCGGGACCGCGATTCCGGCGGTCGCCCGCGTCATCCCGTTTCTCGCGGCCGCCGTCGCCTATCTCCACCTCGAGACGACGGGCCGACTCCGGGCGGTCCGGGACGAACTCTCCGGGATCGAGACGGCGCCGCCCGACCCGGAAGCCGACCCGGCGGCCTTCGAGGCGTGGGCCGAGGAACTCGTCCCCGTCGTCGAACAGTTGCTGACCCCTACGACGGGTGCGCTCGCGGCCGCCGCCGTGCTCGGGCTCGTCCTCCTCGGTATCGTGCTCGTCCCGATCGTCTCCGCGGCGCAACTGTCGGCCTGTTACGGGCGCTTGCGCGACGAACGCGGGCTGGTCGCTGGCATCGCGGGCGGGAGGCGGTACGCCCTCCGGTTCCTGGCGCTGTACGTCCTCGAGGTCGTCCTCTGGATCGTCGTCATCGCGGGCGTTGGGGCCGTCGTCGCGGCGCTGGTCGGCGGCTTCTCGCTGGCCGGAGTGCCCCTGGCCGGCGCGCTCGCGGCCCTCCTCGCGGCCCTCGCCGGTATCGCGGCACTTGCCGCCGTCCGGGCCGTGTTCGCCTTCGCGCCGGTCGCGGTCGTCGTCGACGACGCGGGCGTGTTCGGCTCGCTGTCCGCGACGGCCTCGTTCGTCCGCGCCCGGCCGGTCGGAGCAGCCTTCTACTACGTGATCGCGATCGGCTCGCTGATCGCGCTCTCGACCGTTGGCGGACTGTTCGCGCTGTTCGAGGTCGCGTCGCTCGTCCCGGTCCTCTCGACGCTGCTCGTGCTCCCCGCGCTCGACCTGCTGAAGACGGCACTGTACTGCGACCACCGGGGTCGGCTGACGCCGCCGGCGACCCCGGACCGGTCGGCCTGGACACAGTTCCGGGCCGGCCTCGGCCGGGGCTGGGGCGAGATGTGGTCGTTCGTCCGTGCGACGCCGTTGCTCCACGCCGCCGTCGTCGCGCTGGCGCTGGTCGGCTTCTGGCTCGGCTGGCGCGCCGCTGCGCCGTTCGTCGGCCTCGAGGCGTTCGAGGCGTCGATTTCGGGGCGACTCGAGGGTCACGTCCCGCCCGCGGCCGCGCTGGAGTTCTTCGGGAACAACTGGATGGTTGCGCTCTCGACCGCCCTCTCGGGGGTCGCCTTCGCCGTGCCGGCGATCGTCTCCGTGCTGTTCAACGGGGTGTTCTTCGGGATCTACGCTCGCCTCGAGGCCGACCCCCTCGAACTGGTCGCGTTCGTGGTCCCCCACGGAATCCTCGAGATCCCGGCAATCTTCATCGCGGGCGCGCTCGGGATCTCCCTCGGCGTCGCCTTCTGGCGACGGCTCCGGGGCCGGCTCCCGCGGGTCGCGTTCGCCGACGACCTCGAGCGGGCGTTCTGGGTGCTGGTCGGCGTGGGCATCCTGCTCGCGGTCGCGGCCGCGACCGAGGGGTTCGTCAGCCCGTACTACTACCAGCCGTTCCTCTGA
- the prf1 gene encoding peptide chain release factor aRF-1: MSQEGEQEQSDRKKYEFRKVIEDLKDYDGSGTQLVTIYVPEDRQISDVVQHVTQEHSEAANIKSKQTRTAVQDALTSIKDRLRYYDTYPPENGIVLFSGAVDSGGGRTEMVTKVLESPPQPIESFRYHCDSDFLTEPLEEMMADKGLYGLVVLDRREANVGWLKGKRVEPVKSASSLVPGKQRKGGQSAQRFARLRLEAIDNFYQEVAGMANDLFVPRRHELDGILVGGPSPTKDEFLDGDYLHHEIQDNVIGKFDVAYTDESGLYDLVDNAEDALADAEVMKDKKQMEEFFEELNAGDLATYGFEQTRQNLVMGAVDRLLISEDLRKDVVTYDCPECGNTDREVIDRRKATPDHTCSDCGTEIEADEEDREDAIDHLIEIAEQRGTETKFISTDFEKGEQLYNAFGGFAGILRYSTGV, from the coding sequence ATGAGCCAGGAGGGCGAGCAGGAGCAATCCGACCGGAAGAAATACGAGTTCCGGAAGGTCATCGAGGATCTCAAGGACTACGACGGGTCCGGGACGCAACTCGTCACCATCTACGTTCCCGAAGACCGCCAGATCAGCGACGTCGTTCAACACGTCACCCAGGAGCACAGCGAAGCGGCCAACATCAAGTCAAAGCAGACGCGGACGGCCGTCCAGGACGCGCTGACCAGCATCAAAGACCGGCTGCGCTACTACGACACGTACCCACCGGAAAACGGCATCGTGCTGTTCTCCGGTGCCGTCGACTCCGGCGGCGGCCGCACCGAGATGGTCACCAAGGTACTCGAGAGCCCGCCCCAGCCGATCGAGTCGTTCCGCTATCACTGCGATTCGGACTTCCTCACCGAGCCACTCGAGGAGATGATGGCGGACAAGGGCCTGTACGGCCTGGTCGTCCTCGACCGGCGCGAGGCCAACGTCGGCTGGCTGAAAGGGAAACGCGTCGAGCCGGTCAAATCAGCCTCGTCGCTGGTCCCCGGCAAGCAGCGCAAAGGTGGCCAGTCCGCCCAGCGATTCGCCCGCCTGCGCCTCGAGGCGATCGATAACTTCTACCAGGAGGTTGCGGGGATGGCAAACGATCTGTTCGTCCCCCGACGTCACGAACTCGATGGGATCCTCGTCGGCGGCCCGTCGCCGACGAAAGACGAGTTCCTGGACGGCGACTATCTCCACCACGAGATCCAGGACAATGTGATCGGCAAGTTCGACGTCGCCTACACCGACGAGTCGGGGCTGTACGACCTCGTCGACAACGCGGAGGACGCGCTGGCCGACGCGGAGGTAATGAAGGACAAGAAGCAGATGGAGGAGTTCTTCGAGGAACTCAACGCGGGCGACCTCGCGACCTACGGGTTCGAGCAGACCCGGCAAAATCTCGTGATGGGCGCGGTCGACCGGCTGCTGATCAGCGAGGACCTCCGGAAGGACGTCGTCACCTACGACTGTCCCGAGTGTGGCAACACCGACCGGGAAGTCATCGACCGCCGGAAGGCGACGCCCGACCACACCTGCAGCGACTGCGGGACCGAAATCGAGGCCGACGAGGAGGACCGCGAGGACGCGATCGACCACCTCATCGAGATCGCCGAACAGCGCGGCACCGAGACGAAGTTCATCTCGACGGACTTCGAAAAGGGCGAACAGCTGTACAACGCCTTCGGCGGCTTCGCGGGTATCCTCCGGTACTCCACCGGCGTCTAA
- a CDS encoding HalOD1 output domain-containing protein yields the protein MHERTSPASQPRPPEVYRVTHDPDGPAALSTTVVHALADCMGVDPTDGRISLYDAVDPDALDKLFRPRYDGTARTRGRVSFVVSGYRVTIEADGDIVIEPPTEEYRSADSRSRRPTGRR from the coding sequence ATGCACGAACGCACATCCCCCGCATCGCAGCCCCGACCCCCGGAGGTCTACCGAGTCACGCACGACCCCGACGGGCCGGCGGCGCTCAGTACGACCGTCGTTCACGCGCTCGCGGACTGCATGGGAGTGGATCCGACCGACGGTCGCATCTCGCTGTACGACGCCGTCGATCCGGACGCGCTCGACAAACTCTTTCGACCGCGCTACGACGGCACAGCCAGAACGCGCGGGCGGGTTTCGTTCGTCGTCTCCGGCTACCGCGTCACGATCGAGGCCGACGGCGACATCGTGATCGAACCACCCACCGAGGAGTACCGGTCGGCGGACTCGCGCTCGAGGCGGCCGACGGGACGGCGCTGA